The window CATTTGCAGCAGAGCAGCACTGTGCATAGGAACAAAATGGGACGCAGAAATTAGAGGACCAAAGGTATCTATCTAGCCATGGCTGTCTTCCAATCAGTTTGAGGCATGATGACACCGTTAAAAAAGACAAGGGCTACTGTATGGCATGGAGAGATGTCATGAGCAGTGCGTACTCACCTGAAATCTTTgcatgttccggcgccaccgagagccgCGTAGGGTGAGGAGGCATTGTTGCCCATGTGCTGCTGAGGAGGCCCCAGCGCGGAGGAGAACGTGTTGGGCATGCCGTTGTTCCCCCCGCCTCCACCACCGTTGGTGCCGCCGATGGCGGGGTAGAGGGAGTGGTTGTGGAAGCCGGTGGCGAGGGGCGGCACGACGGAGGCGGCCGGCGGCTGGGAGTGCGAGACGAGCTGCGTTTCCACAGGCTTTCTTGAACGGTTGCGGCCGCGGTGCATGTGGCGCTCGCAATACTTGGAGTCGGAGGCGGCCTCCTTGGCGCACCGCCACTTCTTGCCGTCCGTGCGCCGGCACCGGCCGGGCTCCGGATCCACCTTCTTGCCCAGGTACGATCCATACCCGACTGCACAAAGCCAACAAACCCGATCAATCAGAAGCAAGGTGAACTTGAAATTATTCTTCAGTCCAAAAACAATGGCGAGCAGCTATAAGCTGTTCCATTAGTTAGATTTGCAGCATTAACCCAACGGAGAAAAACAAAAAGGTTCGGAGGAGGGACGCTGCTAACAAACAAGGAGCGTCTGTTTTGGGGGGGCACATGAGCACGCTGCTCAAGTCCTGTTTCGAATCGAACAGTAGCACCCCTACGAATCCATGGTGCCATGAAGATAGCACTGGTTGGGATTGCTAAAATAAGGTCACACTTTCTGGGAGCAAATCCGGCGGAACGCACGGCGTTTCTCGAACAGCGGATCCCGGATTAACAAAAGACCGAGGCGAGTTAACAAATGGATGCAAAGTACACCCCCACCTGATCGGATGAATAAACAAAGAACGCAATCGCAAGATTTGCGGCGATGATGAAGAAAGGGTGAGAGAGCGGGGGACGTACTGGCGAGGGGGTTGTGGTAGAAGCGGGCGGCGAGGGTCTCGATGCCGCGGCGGATGGGGAGCACGAGATCCGGCGGGACGGGCACGCCGGCCACCAGGTACTTGTATATCAGCGCCTGGTGCTCCAGCTCCTCGTACTGCGCCGCCGTGAAGGGCGCCGGCCTCGCCATCCACCTACCGGCCATCCGCGCCTCCTCCCCCATGCCGCCATTGCCGCTGCGCACAAGAACATCCATGGAACCACGTTACGCACAAGCAAGAAAGAAGAGGAGTGAGGAGCCAAGAACCGGGCGGTGGACGCATGCTTACGCGGAGAACGGGGAGGAGCGGCAGAAGGGGAGGAGGGAGGCGGTGGCGGCCGGGGAGGAGCGGCGGTCGCCTGCCGGGGAAAGAGAGGCATACGGCATCGCCATCTTTCTCTCTCGGCCGCTGTCTCCCTCTcgcgcacacagcacacgacgcgcaAGCCAAGCCCCTGTGCTCGCTCGCTTGCTTCCCCACGGCGCTCCCACGGAAGCGTCTTTAATGGGGTTCCCTGCGGGCTGGCTGGCCTCGTTAATGTGCTTTGCTTGgcttgtgcgcgcgcgcgcgcccgCCTTTATTACCGGCTTTGTCTCTCTCACTCGCTCCGTGGCCGCGTCGCTGTCCACCTCGCTCGGAGGAGATGGTGGATGTGGACGAGGCCgacacgaggaggaggaggaggctgtggATCCCAGCTAGTAGCGGGCGAGGAGGAGGAGTAGATGACAAGCGCCCTCCTCTTTCCCTGTCGCTCTAGCGTAGACGTACCAGgctacgacgacgacgacgacgactggtATTTCTGCTGTCTCTCTCTTTTTCTCGTGGGGAGGAATGGACATGGATGCGATGCGATGCGGTCACTGTAGCGAGCGAGTGGCGACAACTATTGcatgggaagagagagagagagagatttgggGTGCGTCTGTCTGTGTTGTGTTGCGGTTACCAATGCCGACTTTTAAAGTCCGTCCGTGAGAGGGTGCGGGGCAACCGTTTGCGCCACTTTTCCCTCGTCATTTTTTTACAACAGTACtatgtgcttgcttcttgtgtcgtgGTGATAACGGAAGTACTGTGCATCTACTTCCCGGCACCCCAAACCTCTATGGAACGTCCGGCGAACGGCCCAATTACGGACTTAAAAATAAAAGACCGGACGGGCATCTAAAACACCCAAGCTGACCGGCATCCCTCATGCCTCGGCGCGTCCATTACGTAGAACCCGACAGGCCAACCCCCCACATAAATTGCATAAAATTCACTAAACCCTCCTCTCTCCCGCCTTCATCCACCTATTTTCGTGTCCAAGCCCTTGCCGTCCGCCACCCTTGCTCCCCATCCTCGCCGCCCGCAAGGATGGCCGCGGAGCAAGCGGGCATGGATGGCGTCCAACGAGTGATCTATCATGCTCGGATATTGATTTTAATTTGGCATGTCTGAATTATTGAACTATGATTTGCTTTGCATTGTCGTATTTTGTTTTCAAACATTTGAATTGGGATGATTTATATCGTATGATGGACGTGCATGGATACATGGATTCAAGAATCCGTATTTGAGATGTGTGAATGTGCGGCAACTCAAGGGAGGGCCGTCCGCGGAGGCACCCGCGGGCTTATAGAGCCCAGATTCGctaagtccggttgtagatgctctcacTCCTCCAAGCAATTTAAACCCGATTTTCTTGCCCATCTAGTGCGGATTTGTGGAGATGAAAATCTGCC is drawn from Triticum dicoccoides isolate Atlit2015 ecotype Zavitan chromosome 6B, WEW_v2.0, whole genome shotgun sequence and contains these coding sequences:
- the LOC119325804 gene encoding growth-regulating factor 4-like, with translation MAMPYASLSPAGDRRSSPAATASLLPFCRSSPFSAGNGGMGEEARMAGRWMARPAPFTAAQYEELEHQALIYKYLVAGVPVPPDLVLPIRRGIETLAARFYHNPLAIGYGSYLGKKVDPEPGRCRRTDGKKWRCAKEAASDSKYCERHMHRGRNRSRKPVETQLVSHSQPPAASVVPPLATGFHNHSLYPAIGGTNGGGGGGNNGMPNTFSSALGPPQQHMGNNASSPYAALGGAGTCKDFRYTAYGIRSLADEHSQLMTEAMNTSVENPWRLPPSSQTTTFPLSSYAPQLGATSDLGQNNNSSSSNSAVKSERQQQQQPLSFPGCGDFGGGGAMDSAKQENQTLRPFFDEWPKTRDSWSDLTDDNSSLASFSATQLSISIPMTSSDFSAASSQSPNGMLFAGEMY